The genomic stretch TCCGTTTCAGCTATTTTGCGTATTAGTATTAAAACACAGCTTCTGTGAGACGAATTTTGGAAATTCATGTCAAGATCTCTCGAGGTGGTTTCGAAACTCAGTGACTTCTACTTACTGCATTTTTTAGGCAATATTAGCTGCATTCAAACGATACTGCGGTTGACACCGATATTTAATACTATGATCTAGATAACTGGTATGAGAAGGTAAAGTGCTCCTTCAGGTAGGAGGACAGAAAAAGGCGACTACCTGAAAAGTGTCCTTTCCAACAGAATCGTAGACAACTTCTACCCCTTGCCCCCCTGTAATCTCATTCACACGAGCCACAAAGTCTTCCTCGTTGTAGAGTATGACGTGGTGGCACCCGTCTTCTCTGGCTTGGACTGCTTTCTCATTTGTCGAAACAGTACCAATGACAGTCGCACCAAGGGCATTCGCCCATTGGCATACTAGAGAACCTACTCCTCCTGCAGCGGCATGAACAAGGACTGTATGACCAGCTTCAACCTAAAAATtcgcaagttagagaagataatAGAAAAGAACATGGGATATTCTACGTGGTAACCCCgtgtttttttctttattttctacATGGTAACCTCACTTTCACCAAAAATGCATTTGACTGGCAATAACTCACAGCCATGAGTTCCGAAAGTGACAATTTCTTTTTTAAATCAAAAATATCATAAAcgcggtcaatttgaaaaaaaaaatgtcgcATTCGGAACACGCTACAAAGAGGTACGATCAGTCAAAGTTAAAAGTTTGACTGGCTGTAATTCTTGCCACGAGTTCAGAAACTGAAATCTTTTTTTTCCAGATCAAAGATCTCGTAAAGCcggtcaatttggaaaaaaaatcgcCGTTTTCAAATGTTTTGATCGTGAATTATGGCCAGTCAAAGGCGTTTTTGTTAAAAACGAGGTTACCATGTGGGAAAAAAAAAACACGAGGTATAGGCAAACCAGATATGTAATTCAAAGTTTGGAGGACAGAGCTGACCTAataggtagcataggcaacacaTGAGGGTCGAGACGACAAATAGATGGAAGTGAATATACCTTGAAGCTACGACGAACTACAGAATGAGCTGTTAAACCCTTGAGCATGATAGATGCAGCAATAACAGGATCAATAGAAGACGGAACAGGTACGACTTTGCTGGCCGGAAGTATCTGTTCCTCTGCATATGAACCCATTGGATTACCAGCATAAGCAACAACATCTCCCACCTGCCTTCCAGTTAATCCTCCTGGACCCACAGCAACCACTTCCCCTGCTGCTTCCATTCCTGTCATCATTATCACCCGGTCAAAGTCAACAAGGTACGACAAAAAGACTATTTGAAACCGGAACAGCGTTAACAGCTAGAAAAGGGAGTAAACCTGGTGTGAAGGGTAATGCAGGAGGCTTGTAGTCTCCCTTACGGTAATAGACATCAATGAAATTGAGTCCGACTGCTTTGTTTCTCACAAGAATCTCACCCTCTTTCAGCTCGCCGACTTCTACATCTTCCCATTTTAGTACCTACAGCCGTCATCACCATTATCTTCAGTCGCTTGAGTGGTCAAAACATTGTAGGAGTCTGGGGTAACTTGGGTGAAAAGAAGGCCCATGAGGGTAGACTCTGGGGTTTATAACCTGGGTGAAAATCCTAGGGACTTAGGTTCGAGACCCTTAAAGACGGATCACCTGTAAAAGTTATTTATGGATGCGCTTATGCCTTCCCGACTTTGAGTCTGTTCTCGATAAAGAAAAAAAGGGGGGATTGGCCATTTGGCTTATGCGTGCCCGGTAACAATGTAACGGCTACAAGTCCCTTCGTCATCAAAAACaaaagggatattctctcgtatacccctcaactttttcattttctaaaatgtatccctcttttcttaaaaaaaaaaaaaaaaactttgatcGCCAATAACTCTgagctacaagttcagaatacgataaacttttttttttcaaattgatcgtctttaagaggtcttccgtttgaaaaagaattcaccaacgtctcaactcgtagtcgggaattatggtcggtcaaagtttattcgttaaaaaagctTTGACCAGTCATAACTACCTAGGGGCGAACCCACCTAGTAGCAAGGGGTGGCGTCTGCTAcccccaaacataaaaaaaatagtTTAAAAGACGGTTTTTTTGTTACCCTAATTATTGCTAAATAGTAGATAAGTAAATATTATTTcattaaatgaacaataaatagtTTGTGGTTCAATGGTGTGAAAGAGCAAGGTGAAACCTTgataaacaaaagaaaacgaaaaatAGAGCAAGCAAAACTGTGGTTCAATGGTAAAGGCTTTTGTTTTCCACCAATTGCCTCGGGTTTGAATCCCTGTACATGCATATATagactaaattttttttttttgctacccCGTACATTAAATTTTGGGTCCGtctattaggatattaggcccattagggcTGACTATCATCTAGGATTTGGTAGTGACGGCTACATCCTAGGGTTTTAGGAATGCTTAGGGTTTCTTGTAAGGTATTATAAATACCAATCATTCTACTGATATCAATAACACAACAACTATTATCAACTACAATTGTCTTATGAAATATTCTCCCTctctataatcttaacatggtatcagagcctcgatCTTAAGGTCTCTATAAACCGCTTCCGCATTCTTACCAGTGGGTGGCCGGAAATTTACACCCACCGGTAGGATTTTCAACCACAAATAATAATttctgtttaaaaaaaaaaaaaaaaaaaaaaagaaaagaaaaattagTCCACTGATGATGATGACAATTTGATAAAATACCAAATCCTAGATGATAGTCAgccctaatgggcctaatatcctaatattTGGTGACTCATATTTTCGACAAGTCCGAAAAAATTAACGTTCTTGTTCGAGAAATTTTCTAGCGAGTCTTAATACTCGTTTATTTTACCAACCTTGCGAAGACGGAGATGGATAATGAAGACGGAGAAGTCGATGAAGATTGATTttttcttattttgattttattgtaattctccaatcgtaaagttcgtacgAATTACGTACTGactttacgattgcgggagggtattaggagATTGGGCCTATACCAGGCCCGACTACCATTAGGGTTAGCCAAATTAGGGTTAAGTTCTAGGATGAGAGGTATTATAAATACCCTCACCATAATATGTAAGTCACTATATCAATAATACAAATCATTTATGCAATTCTccctctataatcttaacatggtatcagagcctctttcTTGAGGACTCTAGAAAATCGCTTCCGCTTTCTTGCCGGTGGGCGAAAATATATGACGCCTACCGGTGGGATATTCGATCAACACTCAAATTAACTTttgtttttaaaaataaaataaaaaaaatatcgaTTTATTAGTTCAATCAACAGTGTCGATTGTCTTAGTTCAATCAATAACTTGTGCGTTTCTTCTTTTGAGCAAGTATAGATCTAAGGTCTATAGGTATTCTTTGAATGACCTTATAGATCTTGCCTTCGTTGCTATTCAATCAATAACTTTAAATAGTTATTTCCTCGGTAAATTTGAAAAAATCGTCTCTCTTTGAAATTTCCTTATTAATCTTCATTTTCGGTTAAGGTGGTACAAAACttgactggcgagttacgcaaccATAATCACCATCATGGTGGTCCAAATTTGTTTGGAGTTCGAAAAACTTAGCGTTCTCCAAATCTTGAAATTAACGGATAATTTTCCGTTCTAATGATATTTGTCAGGTTCGATTAGGGTTCCTGCAAATTAACTCATACTTTCGACAAGTTCGAAAAAAttaacgttcttgttcgaagAAATTTTACTTACCTTGCGAAGACGGAGATTTAttgaaattgacggataattttccgtTTGACTGAAATTTGTTTAGGTCTGATTAGAGTTCCTAGCAAATTATTTGATATTCGACAAGTCCGAAAAGcttaacgttcttgttcgaaTAAATTTTCTACGAGTCTTATACTCGTTTATCTTACCTACCTttgaagacgaagaagaagatTACCGAAGAttgaagaaattgaagatttcattttttttttcaattttatatTATTTCTTTTGTGtttctccaatcgtaaagttcgtactatgtactgcctttacgattgcgggagggtattaggatattaggcccattagggcTGACTATCATCTAGGATTTGGTAGTGACGGCTACATCCTAGGGTTTGAGGAATGCTTAGGGTTTCTTGTAAGGTATTATAAATACCAATCATTCTACTGATATCAATAACACAACAACTATTATCAACTACAATTGTCTTATGAAATATTCTCCCTCTCTATAATCTTAACACCGTCCAtcggctacgagttcaaaaagcggtgaattttttttccaaattcaaGGCGTTGACGAGATAATTGTTTTGAAAAATAAAATTAGAACGGataattattgtcggtcaaagttttttttgaaAAACGAAAGGTACACCTTAGAAACGAAAAAGTTCAAGGGTATACGAGAAAATATCCCAAAACAAAATAACCCACATGGAAACAAAATCGAAAAATTAAGTATAACTAGCATATACTTATTTGATCATAAATTCATGCTCCCTCTGTAAATTCATAGTTACTGTATTTTTGTTTGAGACTCTCCTTAGACAAAAATCAAATAAATAACGATTaactgagacggagggagtaatctCATTTGGGCATAAGAATAAAGGAGTAAGGAGTGAAGAGTGCATAAAGGAAAAGAAATAACCTGTGGGCCGCCATGTTGATGGACTCTGATAGCTTTCACCATTTTGTGTTTTGAATAAGCTCTAGCTACAAAATTTGGTGTAGTTATATAGTACTCGTACAAATGATGAGTGAGTGATAAACGGATTTAAGAACGATATTATCCGTTTTAAACTTAAAATAAGttaaatattatattatttatgTATATAAGAAAAATACAGTAGGTGTTATGAGAGACCGTGTTCCACTAATTTAGTGAGAgaatagagaaaaaaaaattcagtGAACCCCTCACctcatcatgtgagaggtctctcaataacgttatTGAGATACCGTTTCTCCGAAGTTTTTGTGAGAAAAAATATCCTCATATTACTTTTTTTTCTATTACATTCTTATATACACAGGTTGTATGTACTTAATctctcttaattttaattaagaccGATTGTACTAGATAGGTTGGTAAAAACTAAAAATTGACGTAATGGATGGCATCATTGGTTTCGACTTTCAAGTCTGGCGGGCTACCTTTGATGATGCCCGAAGGAATATGATACTCAAGAATTagagcatccacattgaagaggatggaCCATCCTCTTAGGAGTCTCTCTCATctaagaggatgtcctcttcaatgtggaacCAATGTTACATGTCCTCttagaaggaggaagaggaacaCTTCCTCTATTTTTAGAGGATATGCAACATTGGCCCTTGTGCCCACTTATCATTCATTATCTAGCATGTGGCATGTAAttcatttcttttttaatttttgcTTATAAAAAAATTGGGAGAGGAGGATAAGTTGATCCTCTTTGATGTGGAGATTTTTTAAGATGAGTAAAAAGAAGAGGATGGAAATAGTGGAGTATGGGTGAAAGTGAAGTGTCCAAATTAGagaaggaaagagaaaatatAAGAGGATAAAATCATCCTCTTGGATGTGGATGCTCTTAAGCTTGGTTATCACTAGAGAATTAGTCAAGAATATATACATCTAAGAGAGATCTATTCTAACCTAATTATAAGGGATCTCATTCTTAATTAGTTACACTAAATTAggtaaatgaataataaatatttTACAGAATATATTTCATATATTCTAACACACTTACACACCCTTGCAGTtgaaacaggaggggggcgaatGTTGAGGCTGACAGCTGACACGAAAATCATCGAATAGGACCGAGGGCAGCCCTTTAGTAAAAATGTCAGCCATTTGTGAACGAGAAGGAACATGGTGAACTCGAACATCGTCGCGTGAAACTTTTTCTCGAACAAAGTGTATCGAGCTCAATGTGTTTGATACGTTGATGTTGCACGGCATTTACAGACGGTTTATCGGGTCGGACAAAGCGACCTCTAAAAGTTTGAGGAATACGGATGacatttgaggctgaaattgataACTTCTGAATCGACTGCGGACACGTCTTAGAAAAACCACGAGAGGAGGAAACACGACCCGGAACGGCCTCTCAAActgctcaaattaaagtgtataatacacgtttttcgggattctaaggCCCAGAACAAAAATGTTCGTAAATCACACGGATGATTTCTCGGTGTCGAACAAAACTGCCTCACAAAATTTGACGAGCAACAAAGGACTTTTAAGGCTACCGGTGTGCGAGTAACCAATCTCGGGCGAAAATCAGATACTCATTAAAAATGGAATAAAGAAAATCCTGAAACGACCCCGTAAATGTGGTAGAAAAaccgggaaaaaaagaaacacgACCCAAAACGACCTCTCGAACTGCTCAAATTGAAATATATAACATACGTTTTTCGGAATTCTAAGATCCCGGATTTTCAAATACCGTATTCTACTCGAAATTCAAGATCAAGACAACTTTATCAAGTACTTTTTGGGCTCCAAAATAAACCTATTTTGGCCATCTACCATTGCAAATTTCCAATTGGCCACATCCAAGTTATTTTCATTcaataagtcttgcttgtgaggacattccgtcacaagctgaagacggatattGTCCATCTCACAATAAGACAAGTGGGAAGGCAAGTGGGAGGAAAATGGAGCACTCTATGGATAGTaccacttgcatattgtgagaggggTACTATCCGTTTTCAGCTTGTAATGGATAACGTCCGTctttaatgagaatttgtgattttcATTTTAGTCTCTTAAACGTGTTATACTTGAAGAAAGCGACCGTTACATACCAATCGACCGCACATAAACAACAACGGTTCACGTGCAAGACATGATCAAATCCCGTAAACAATCCCATTATTAAAACAAAAAACAATTTCAGATCAAATTCCCTAAAAAAAATCCATCAATTCAACCTTTGAAAATTtctcataaacaaaaaaaaaaatggagttAGAGATCAAAGTAATGTGGTGCAAAGGGTTAACATCAttcaatttcttccaaaaacTGACAATCTACACATTAGTATCAATAAAATGTGAAGATGAAAGAATAAAATTAACCCAAGaacaaaaacaagaacaaaaaacAGCTACTGATGAAGAAAATGATGGTAATCCTGAATGGAATCATACCCTTATGTTCAATCTTGAACCGCTTGAGTCGATTTCTCCAAGTTACGAGAATATGTCGTTAGTGTTCGAGTTTCGACATCAGGGACAGTTGTTTGGGGATAAGATTGTTGGTGAAGTTTGTGTTCCGGTAAAAAGTTTGATTGAAAGTAATGGTGTTAATGTTGTTAGGTTTGTTAGTTATGAGGTACGTAGTCCTGATGGTAAACATAATGGTGTTCTTGATTTTTCTTATAAAGTTTTAAGAAAACAACAATTTTTAGAGAATAATAATAGTTTTGTGCATTCTGAGATTTGTATCAGTGggtataatcataatcataatcatatacATCGGAATCAAGGAGAAATTATTGGACATGAGCATCAGCATTATGAATTTGTTGAGCATTCTTCAAGAATTGAATACCCGAGAATTGATTTGGAGGAATGGAGTGCTTGTAGTTCTGCATTGGTAACTGGTCCTGTTTATCCGCCGCCTCGGGGGAATCAATGGGGTCCACCACCGCCTGCTATATATCCGCCGCCACCATCTGCTGTATATCCGCCACCTCGGTATGGGGATGCGCATTGGGGGTATTATAGGcctcctaataataataataatcaatcaaatgggtatcCTCGTTGGTGAATTTGAGTGTCGGGTGGATTATGGCTCCGTTTGGCAAGACATTTCGGTCAGGTGCTACCTGAAAGCTAACTTTTcgggtttcagttagcttttcagttttcagctatctTTTCAGTTATTTTACCAAATAGAGCCTAAAAGAATGCTTAAATTGCAGGAATGACAGCTGAATGTTTAAGAAATCGATGATATTTGAAAGATTGGTAAGATTGGCTACATTGTCAGGATTGCAGCTGGTTTTTCAGTTGGTCTGGTTGAAAAGGACATTACATTAGAATTAGCCTAATGTTTCGGATGAAATTCGGCTTGAAGAGGGTGTAAGGTTGTAAGCTATGAACTGTGCTAAATTGCAGGTGTTCAGGTTATCTGATGTATTAAGAAAGCGGAAACATGAGGAGATGATTGATTAATACTTGTAATAGAAATAGATGATCATTTGTTATCAG from Silene latifolia isolate original U9 population chromosome 5, ASM4854445v1, whole genome shotgun sequence encodes the following:
- the LOC141655840 gene encoding uncharacterized protein LOC141655840; the encoded protein is MVKAIRVHQHGGPQVLKWEDVEVGELKEGEILVRNKAVGLNFIDVYYRKGDYKPPALPFTPGMEAAGEVVAVGPGGLTGRQVGDVVAYAGNPMGSYAEEQILPASKVVPVPSSIDPVIAASIMLKGLTAHSVVRRSFKVEAGHTVLVHAAAGGVGSLVCQWANALGATVIGTVSTNEKAVQAREDGCHHVILYNEEDFVARVNEITGGQGVEVVYDSVGKDTFQGSLDCLKLRGSLVIFGMSSGAPDPIPLSALAVKSLFLTRPSLLHYTANREELLEAAGELFENVAKGILKVRVNHKYPLSQAAEAHSALESRQTTGSVVLIPDGSL